From the Quercus lobata isolate SW786 chromosome 6, ValleyOak3.0 Primary Assembly, whole genome shotgun sequence genome, one window contains:
- the LOC115949738 gene encoding uncharacterized protein LOC115949738, which translates to MDEVNSTESSQEVSNAESPLWQYVTKVEKPAGASVKFGGNTYFKCNYCDIVFMGSYSRVKAHLLQISGKDIRACRNVSKSHRLEMQRMHDQVEANKLEQEQRSQIPLPPPPPGRGIPISPFRRQEGSDSSHSTNLVDAKRRKVTMNTTLEKAFQNNARHDLDSRIARMFYTSGLPFNFARNPHYRSSYAFAATHSIPGYLPPGYNALRTTLLQKERAHVERLLKPIKDSWLENGVSIVFDGWSDLQRRPLINIMTVSDGGPVFIKAIDGSGEFKDKHYIAGVLKDAIKEIGHEKVVQVITDNANVMKAAGALIEGEYPKIFWTPCVVHTLNLVLKNICAAKNTENNEVTYEECSWITRVADDASFIRVFIMNHSMRLAMFNEFCPLKLLQAADTRFASVVVMLKRLKLIKRCLQAMAISDQWASYREDDVGKAQKVKDMILSDLWWDNIDYILEFTAPIYDMLRIADTNKPFLHLVYKMWDSMIEKVKAVIYRHEGLEDDQYSSFWGVVYDILIDRWTKNSTPLHCLAHSLNPKYYSIEWISENPKRIPPHQDHEISMERSKCLERYFEDENDLTVVKYEFAKFSGGRFPSPSALTDRWTLLPLVWWQYHGSTFSTL; encoded by the exons ATGGACGAAGTTAATAGCACAGAAAGTTCACAAGAAGTGTCAAATGCTGAATCTCCTCTTTGGCAGTATGTGACTAAAGTAGAAAAACCAGCTGGTGCATCTGTTAAATTTGGTGGAAACACATATTTTAAGTGCAACTATTGTGATATAGTTTTTATGGGATCCTATTCTAGGGTTAAGGctcatttattacaaatttctgGCAAAGATATTAGAGCATGCCGTAATGTGTCAAAGAGCCATAGGTTGGAAATGCAGCGAATGCATGATCAAGTTGAGGCTAATAAGTTAGAGCAAGAACAGAGAAGTCAAATTCCCTTACCCCCACCTCCCCCAGGCCGTGGGATACCTATTTCCCCATTTCGGAGACAAGAAGGGAGTGATAGTAGTCATAGTACAAATCTGGTTGATGCTAAGAGGAGGAAGGTGACTATGAATACTACTTTGGAGAAAGCATTTCAGAATAATGCTAGACATGATTTAGATAGTAGAATTGCTAGGATGTTTTACACCAGTGGGCTTCCGTTTAACTTTGCAAGGAACCCACATTATCGTAGTTCCTATGCATTTGCTGCTACTCATAGCATTCCGGGTTATCTTCCTCCTGGATACAATGCTTTGAGAACAACACTTTTGCAAAAGGAAAGAGCTCATGTTGAAAGACTCTTGAAACCAATTAAGGACTCTTGGCTTGAAAATGGTGTAAGTATAGTTTTTGATGGATGGTCAGATCTACAAAGGAGGcctcttattaatattatgacTGTATCAGATGGGGGTCCAGTGTTTATAAAGGCAATTGATGGGTCAGGTGAGTTCAAAGATAAGCATTACATTGCTGGGGTGTTGAAGGATGCTATAAAAGAGATTGGACATGAAAAAGTTGTCCAAGTCATCACTGataatgcaaatgtgatgaAGGCTGCTGGAGCTCTTATTGAGGGTGAGtatcctaaaatattttggacaccTTGTGTTGTCCACACTCTCAATCTAGTTTTGAAGAATATTTGTGCAGCAAAAAACACTGAAAATAATGAAGTTACATATGAGGAATGTAGTTGGATTACACGTGTTGCTGATGATGCATCCTTCATACGTGTTTTTATCATGAACCATTCTATGAGGTTGGcaatgtttaatgaattttgtcCATTAAAATTACTCCAAGCTGCTGATACTAGATTTGCTTCGGTGGTTGTAATGTTGAAAAGgttgaagttgataaaaagatGCCTTCAAGCCATGGCTATTAGTGATCAATGGGCTTCTTATAGGGAGGATGACGTTGGAAAAGCTCAAAAGGTGAAAGATATGATTCTAAGTGATCTTTGGTGGGATAATATTGATTATATCCTTGAATTCACAGCACCCATTTATGATATGCTACGAATAGCCGACACAAATAAGCCTTTTCTTCATCTTGTGTATaagatgtgggattccatgatAGAGAAGGTGAAAGCAGTGATATATCGGCATGAAGGCTTGGAAGATGATCAATATAGCTCATTTTGGGGTGTGGTGTATGATATACTCATTGATCGGTGGACTAAAAATTCTACACCACTACATTGCTTGGCTCATTCCTTAAATCCTAA GTATTACTCCATTGAATGGATTTCGGAGAATCCAAAACGCATCCCTCCACATCAGGATCATGAAATTTCTATGGAAAGAAGCAAGTGTTTGGAGCGATACTTTGAAGATGAGAATGACTTAACGGTGGTGAAGTATGAGTTTGCTAAATTTTCAGGAGGGAGGTTTCCTTCACCAAGTGCCTTGACGGATAGGTGGACCTTACTACCTTTGGTTTGGTGGCAATACCATGGCTCCACATTTTCAACTCTTTAA